In Rhodothermus marinus DSM 4252, a single genomic region encodes these proteins:
- the hslV gene encoding ATP-dependent protease subunit HslV: MPHRHIHGTTVLGVRHNGRVALGADGQATLGNTVMKRRAQKVRALYNGKILAGFAGATADALTLFERFEGKLQQHGGNVLRAAVELAKDWRTDRYLRRLDALLAVASPDRLLLISGNGDLIEPDDDIVAIGSGGPFALAAARALRKHRPDLSARAIVEEALSIAADICIYTNHEFTILEIDSK, encoded by the coding sequence ATGCCCCACCGGCATATTCACGGCACCACGGTCCTGGGCGTACGCCATAACGGCCGCGTGGCGCTGGGCGCCGACGGCCAGGCCACACTGGGCAACACGGTCATGAAGCGCCGCGCCCAGAAAGTCCGGGCGCTCTACAACGGCAAGATCCTGGCCGGCTTTGCCGGCGCCACCGCCGACGCCCTGACGCTTTTCGAGCGCTTCGAAGGCAAGCTGCAGCAACACGGCGGCAACGTGCTCCGCGCGGCCGTCGAGCTGGCCAAAGACTGGCGCACCGACCGCTACCTGCGCCGCCTGGACGCCCTGCTGGCTGTCGCCTCGCCCGACCGCCTGCTGCTCATCAGCGGCAACGGCGACCTGATCGAACCCGACGACGACATCGTGGCCATCGGCTCAGGCGGCCCCTTCGCACTGGCCGCTGCCCGCGCCCTCCGCAAACACCGCCCCGACCTGTCGGCCCGCGCCATCGTCGAAGAGGCCCTCTCCATTGCGGCCGACATCTGCATCTACACCAACCACGAGTTCACGATTCTGGAAATCGATTCGAAGTGA
- a CDS encoding NYN domain-containing protein yields MDRSHSRKPIRTTALFVDYENLYQQATRYLKRTDNLNGQLADLLYSLRRYLLARRRFRVVLGRAYADFEQYDDGLAIQRVLAEQGIVPRMVPSSYEAPSRSLQLTIDALQTLQSHPEVQAFVVVSGNRSYLPLLEHLRGHGRQIALLQLTSPSDLVYERLGDRLLLDPRPILEHAGLRQLLAHLSGPVADTPPAPPPAFASLADDPDALKALELILEHFGQYEEVYLTPLLRKMSETFDETRVEPKELINRLEAAGAVRLERRRGFPYDYTVLILHEDHPDVRRLRETLASRPEPEPEASGDLSEEDHVEDTSGEEPSAF; encoded by the coding sequence ATGGATCGTTCGCATTCCAGAAAACCGATTCGTACCACGGCCCTCTTTGTGGATTACGAGAACCTGTATCAGCAGGCTACCCGCTACCTAAAGCGTACCGATAACCTCAACGGACAGCTGGCCGATCTGCTCTACAGCCTCCGTCGCTATCTGCTGGCGCGTCGTCGCTTCCGGGTGGTGCTGGGACGTGCCTATGCCGACTTCGAGCAATACGACGATGGGCTGGCCATCCAGCGCGTACTGGCCGAACAGGGCATTGTGCCGCGCATGGTGCCCTCAAGCTACGAGGCGCCATCCCGATCGCTCCAGCTCACCATCGACGCACTGCAGACGCTGCAGAGCCATCCCGAAGTGCAGGCGTTCGTGGTGGTCAGCGGCAACCGCTCGTACCTGCCGCTGCTGGAGCACCTGCGCGGCCACGGCCGCCAGATCGCCCTCCTGCAGCTGACCTCGCCTTCCGACCTGGTCTATGAGCGCCTGGGCGACCGTCTGCTGCTGGATCCCCGTCCGATTCTGGAGCACGCCGGCCTGCGCCAGTTACTGGCGCATCTCTCGGGCCCCGTGGCGGATACGCCGCCTGCTCCGCCGCCGGCCTTCGCCTCGCTGGCCGACGATCCAGATGCCCTGAAGGCGCTCGAACTGATCCTCGAACACTTCGGCCAGTACGAGGAAGTCTACCTCACGCCTTTGCTCCGGAAGATGTCGGAAACCTTCGACGAAACCCGGGTCGAGCCCAAAGAGCTGATCAACCGCCTCGAAGCGGCGGGCGCCGTCCGGCTGGAACGCCGCCGTGGCTTCCCCTACGATTACACTGTGCTTATCCTGCACGAAGACCATCCCGACGTACGTCGCCTTCGCGAAACGCTGGCCTCACGGCCCGAGCCGGAACCCGAAGCCAGTGGAGATCTATCCGAAGAAGATCACGTTGAAGACACTTCCGGGGAAGAACCGTCGGCGTTCTAA
- the hslU gene encoding ATP-dependent protease ATPase subunit HslU, whose protein sequence is MEQEPLTSQEAGMKRELTPREIVAELDKYIVGQEEAKKCVAIALRNRWRRLNAPPEMREEIMPNNILMIGPTGVGKTEIARRLAKLAGAPFIKVEATKFTEVGYVGRDVDSMIRDLVDIAVNMVREEHEQRVRDRARELAEERILDILVPPARPTPRPEMVQGPGFFLQSTATTAADDAEAEARERTRQRFREKLKAGELDDREIEIEVAADTMPMVQVFGPLGIEEMGVNLQELFGNLTGRRRKKRRVTVAEAREILTQEEAQKLIDMDKVTREALERVEQSGIVFIDEIDKVAARDGARGGPDVSREGVQRDLLPLVEGCSVMTKYGMVRTDHILFIASGAFHVAKPSDLIPELQGRFPIRVELKSLTEEDFYKILTQPKNALLKQYQALLKAEGVEIEFTDAAVRKIAEIAARVNEEVENIGARRLHTVLTTLLEDILFEVPDNVPEDRKIVVDADLVEQRLSGIVQNRDLSQYIL, encoded by the coding sequence ATGGAGCAGGAACCCCTTACTTCGCAGGAGGCCGGAATGAAGCGCGAGCTGACCCCGCGCGAGATCGTCGCGGAGCTGGATAAATACATCGTTGGTCAGGAGGAAGCCAAAAAGTGCGTGGCCATTGCGCTGCGCAACCGCTGGCGCCGGCTGAACGCCCCGCCGGAGATGCGGGAAGAGATCATGCCGAACAACATCCTGATGATCGGCCCTACCGGCGTGGGCAAAACCGAGATTGCCCGTCGCCTGGCGAAGCTGGCCGGCGCGCCGTTCATCAAGGTCGAAGCCACCAAGTTCACCGAGGTCGGCTACGTGGGCCGCGATGTGGACAGCATGATCCGCGATCTGGTGGACATCGCGGTCAACATGGTGCGCGAGGAGCACGAGCAGCGCGTGCGCGACCGGGCGCGTGAGCTGGCCGAGGAGCGCATCCTCGACATCCTGGTACCGCCGGCCCGCCCGACTCCCCGCCCGGAAATGGTGCAGGGTCCGGGCTTCTTCCTGCAGAGCACGGCCACCACGGCCGCCGACGACGCCGAGGCCGAAGCCCGGGAGCGCACCCGTCAGCGTTTCCGTGAAAAGCTCAAGGCGGGCGAGCTGGACGACCGGGAGATCGAAATCGAGGTGGCCGCCGACACGATGCCCATGGTGCAGGTCTTCGGGCCGCTGGGCATCGAGGAAATGGGCGTCAACCTGCAGGAGCTGTTCGGTAACCTGACGGGCCGCCGCCGCAAGAAGCGCCGCGTCACCGTGGCCGAAGCGCGCGAGATCCTCACGCAGGAGGAAGCGCAGAAGCTCATCGACATGGACAAGGTCACGCGCGAGGCGCTGGAGCGCGTGGAGCAGTCGGGCATCGTCTTCATCGACGAGATCGACAAGGTGGCCGCCCGCGACGGCGCCCGGGGCGGCCCGGACGTGTCGCGCGAGGGCGTCCAGCGCGACCTGCTGCCGCTCGTGGAAGGCTGCAGCGTGATGACCAAGTACGGCATGGTCCGCACCGACCACATCCTGTTCATCGCCAGCGGCGCCTTCCACGTGGCCAAACCCAGCGACCTGATCCCGGAGCTGCAGGGCCGCTTCCCGATCCGCGTCGAACTGAAGAGCCTGACCGAGGAGGACTTTTACAAGATCCTGACGCAACCCAAAAACGCGCTGCTCAAGCAGTACCAGGCCTTGCTGAAGGCTGAGGGCGTCGAGATCGAGTTCACCGACGCGGCCGTGCGTAAGATTGCCGAAATCGCCGCGCGCGTGAACGAGGAGGTCGAAAACATCGGCGCCCGCCGCCTGCACACGGTGCTGACCACGCTGCTGGAAGACATCCTCTTCGAGGTGCCCGACAACGTGCCCGAGGATCGCAAGATCGTGGTGGATGCCGACCTGGTGGAGCAGCGACTCAGCGGTATCGTACAGAACCGGGATCTGAGCCAGTACATCCTCTGA
- a CDS encoding GNAT family N-acetyltransferase: MICYRLEDPEGRRRWEALQAARTSPFAHPEVLLGLARIFDRCVEIVEVDAEGGSVAVALLVRRVGLWRWASHPPLLPESPLVVPDASVPALPERLLEALSRRYARVDLHLPPGWTDVRPALWRGWRAQPLYTYAIDLEQTSPAHWSENPRRLFRKAAAHYRLIEDARLAPVVARLVEAGYRRHHRPPPASAERLAALLEALAAAGPVRIFGVQHASGETEAAVALMVAPPRAWYWLAGSTPGPAMTVLLGHLWSRLREEGFRWFDFVGANTPSIAEFKRRFNPTLQLYFRLSRDRSPLQTLLRHVPGLR; the protein is encoded by the coding sequence GTGATCTGCTATCGGCTGGAAGATCCGGAAGGACGGCGACGCTGGGAAGCCCTGCAGGCTGCCCGGACGTCGCCGTTTGCGCATCCGGAGGTGCTGCTCGGACTGGCGCGGATCTTCGATCGCTGCGTCGAGATCGTGGAGGTGGACGCCGAGGGCGGTTCGGTCGCCGTAGCGCTGCTGGTGCGCCGCGTGGGCCTCTGGCGATGGGCCTCACATCCGCCCCTGCTGCCCGAGTCGCCGTTGGTCGTTCCTGATGCGTCCGTGCCGGCGCTCCCGGAGCGGCTGCTGGAGGCGCTATCTCGCCGCTATGCGCGCGTCGATTTGCACCTGCCGCCGGGGTGGACGGACGTGCGGCCGGCCCTGTGGCGCGGTTGGCGGGCCCAGCCGCTCTACACCTACGCGATCGACCTGGAGCAGACTTCGCCCGCGCACTGGTCCGAAAATCCCCGCCGCCTTTTCCGCAAAGCGGCGGCGCATTACCGACTGATCGAAGACGCCCGGCTGGCCCCCGTAGTGGCCCGTCTGGTGGAGGCCGGCTACCGACGCCACCACCGTCCCCCTCCGGCGTCGGCCGAGCGCCTGGCCGCCCTGCTCGAAGCACTTGCAGCGGCCGGACCGGTCCGCATTTTCGGCGTGCAGCATGCATCAGGCGAAACGGAAGCGGCCGTGGCGCTCATGGTGGCACCGCCGCGCGCCTGGTACTGGCTGGCCGGAAGCACACCCGGCCCCGCCATGACCGTGCTGCTGGGACATCTCTGGAGCCGGCTCCGGGAAGAGGGCTTTCGATGGTTCGACTTCGTCGGGGCCAACACGCCCTCGATTGCCGAATTCAAGCGACGCTTCAACCCGACACTGCAGCTTTACTTTCGGTTGAGCCGGGATCGCTCACCGCTGCAGACGCTGCTGCGCCACGTGCCCGGTCTTCGCTGA